The stretch of DNA GCGCCGATCTCCGTCGTCAGGACGCGCTTGGCTCGCTTGAGAAAATCGCGCCCCGAATGATCGAGATTGTCCGAATGCTGGTCATGACTGAGCAGCACGGCATCGACTTCGCCGATATCATGCGCGCTGAGCGCTGGGCCGACCAGCTTTTCCAGCTTCACATGCGGCAGTTGATAGGCGCCGGGCTCGTCGAAGGTGGGATCGGTGAGCAGGCGGAAGCCGTCGACTTCGATCAGCGCGGTGGGTCCGCCGATCAGGGTGATGGAAACTGTCATGACTTGCTCCTTCCATTATAGCGTTTTCGAGCGAAGTGGATTCCGGTTCGCGTGAAGAAAACGCGTCAAACGAGAATTTGGAGATTCGGTTCTGATTTAATCAGAACCGAATCTCAGGTTTGACCGGCCGCAGCAGCGGGGCGGGTCACCAGATAAATGCCAAGGGCTACGGGAACGATGCCGAGCAGATCGCGCAATTCGACGTGTTCGCCGAGCACGAGGAAGGCGAACAGCATGCCGAGCGGCGGCATCAGGAAGTGATAGGCACTCGCGGCCGTAGCTCCACAGACCTTCAACAGGTGAAACCACAGCAGATAGGCCAGGATCGAACCGCCAAGCACGAGGAACGCGAACGCGCCGAGAAGCCTCATGCTCGGAACGATGTCGCCCGCGCTGGACAGCGTGAATGCGAACGGCAGCAGCACGATGCCGGCTGAGATATTTTGCACGCCGTTGCCGACCCAGAGGCTGCCCTTCGGCGCCAGCACCTTGAACAGGATGGTGCCGGCCACGATCGAGGCCAGCGACGCCAGCGTGAACAGGATGCCGTGCCAGTCATCGGTACCGACCGACATGCGGTGCCAGACGATGAAGCCGACGCCGGAAATGCCGAGCAGGAGGCCCATTACCTTGCGCCAGGTCAGCGCCTCGCCGAGAAAGGCTGCCGCGAGCACGGCGGTGAACACGGGATTGGCGCTCACGATCAGCCCGCCGAGGCCGGCCGACACGGTCTTGAGGCCGGTATAGCCGAGGCCGAGATAGAGCCCGTTGTTGGCGACGCCGAGGATTGCGAAAATGCCGGCGTCGCGCCAGGTGAGCGAGGACCACGCTTCGCCGCGCAGCGCAGTGACGCCGAGGATCAGGATGCCGGCCAGCGAAAACCGCGCCGTGAGCAGGATCAGCGGCGGGCAATCGGTGACGCCGATCTTGCCGGCGACGAAGGCAAAGCTCCAGAGCAGGCAGAAGAGCGCGATATAGAGCGGAAGCGGGTTGAAGCCGGCGCGGGGAACCGCGACCGAGGGGGCGAGCGACATGGGAAGTCTCCTTTCCCCTGATCTAGGCCGGCGCCTTGCTATTTGGAAATTAAATGATAAACTGACATCCAGTTGATTTATGAATGGAGCATTCGCATGCTCGATCTGGAGCTCCTGCGCAGTTTCGTCAGCGTGGTCGATGCCGGCGGCTTTACCCGCGCCGGCGAGCGCGTCCACCGCACGCAGTCGACCGTCAGCCAGCAGATCAAGCGGCTGGAAGACGATGTCGGCCAGCCGCTGCTCAACCGCAACGGCAAGGATGTGACGCCGACCGAAGCCGGCGAGCGGCTGTTGTCCTATGCGCGGCGGCTGCTGGCGCTTGCGGAAGAGGCGCGCGACGTGATGGCGCGTCCCGAGAGCGAGGGCGCGGTGCGGCTCGGCATCCCCGAGGATTTCGCCGCCTATCGCCTCGCCAAGCTGCTGGCGACGTTTTCGCGCTCGCGGCCGGGCCTGCGGCTCGACGTCCGCGCCGACCAGAGCACGTATCTGCGGCGTGACATCGAACGCGGCGATCTCGATCTTGCGCTCCTCAAGCGTGACGCCGGCGAGAAAGGCGGGATCGCGGTGTGGCCGGAGCAAGTGCACTGGGTCACCAGCAAAACCCACCCGATCGATATCGACGCCGGCTCCGTGCCGCT from Bradyrhizobium sp. AZCC 1693 encodes:
- a CDS encoding DMT family transporter, translated to MSLAPSVAVPRAGFNPLPLYIALFCLLWSFAFVAGKIGVTDCPPLILLTARFSLAGILILGVTALRGEAWSSLTWRDAGIFAILGVANNGLYLGLGYTGLKTVSAGLGGLIVSANPVFTAVLAAAFLGEALTWRKVMGLLLGISGVGFIVWHRMSVGTDDWHGILFTLASLASIVAGTILFKVLAPKGSLWVGNGVQNISAGIVLLPFAFTLSSAGDIVPSMRLLGAFAFLVLGGSILAYLLWFHLLKVCGATAASAYHFLMPPLGMLFAFLVLGEHVELRDLLGIVPVALGIYLVTRPAAAAGQT
- a CDS encoding LysR family transcriptional regulator, whose translation is MLDLELLRSFVSVVDAGGFTRAGERVHRTQSTVSQQIKRLEDDVGQPLLNRNGKDVTPTEAGERLLSYARRLLALAEEARDVMARPESEGAVRLGIPEDFAAYRLAKLLATFSRSRPGLRLDVRADQSTYLRRDIERGDLDLALLKRDAGEKGGIAVWPEQVHWVTSKTHPIDIDAGSVPLIGFPAGCLYRSRAIHALESAGRSWHMAYTSSGLAGIQAAVAAGLGLSILSEIAIQAGHRVLTAKDGFAPIDKTEVALMASPDASPATLRLADRLAEFCDSVEAKAA